In Colius striatus isolate bColStr4 chromosome 17, bColStr4.1.hap1, whole genome shotgun sequence, the following proteins share a genomic window:
- the RNF34 gene encoding E3 ubiquitin-protein ligase RNF34 isoform X1, producing the protein MKAGATSMWASCCGLLNEVMGTGAVRGQQAGFGAGAGPFRFAPNTDFSAYSSPSATGTNVVCKACGISFSVFRKKHVCCDCKKDFCSVCSVLQENLRRCSTCHLLQETAFQRPQLMRLKVKDLRQYLLLRNIPTDTCREKEDLVDLVLCHHGLGAEEMDTGSLHSSRSQTSGFFTHPFSMSVSVSSQGELGNRRGSAGSAAPLRGQMETSSINNEEEESAEEQTPGLSRKRVRASLSDISSLEDIEGLSVRQLKEILACNFVNYSGCCEKWELVEKVSRLYRESEENLKTQGEKMQLNDNDDNLCRICMDAVIDCVLLECGHMVTCTKCGKRMSECPICRQYVVRAVHVFKS; encoded by the exons GCGGGAGCTACTTCCATGTGGGCTTCCTGCTGTGGCTTGCTGAATGAAGTGATGGGCACTGGAGCTGTGCGTGGCCAGCAGGCCGGCTTCGGGGCAGGCGCCGGCCCCTTCAGGTTCGCGCCAAACACGGACTTCTCGGCCtactcctccccctctgccacGGGCACCAACGTCGTCTGCAAAGCCTGTGGaatctccttttctgtttttaggaaaaaa catgTGTGTTGTGACTGCAAGAAGGATTTTTGCTCAGTTTGCTCGGTCTTACAAGAGAATCTCAGAAGATGTTCCACTTGTCACTTGCTGCAAGAAACGGCCTTTCAGCGACCTCAGTTAATGAGGCTGAAGGTAAAGGATCTGCGTCAGTACCTGCTCCTCAGGAACATTCCGACAGACACCTGCAGGGAGAAAGAAGATTTGGTGGATCTGGTGCTGTGCCACCACGGATTAGGGGCAGAGGAGATGGACACTGGGAGTTTGCATTCGTCACGGTCACAGACTTCGGGGTTTTTTACCCATCCCTTTTCTATGTCGGTGTCGGTGTCGTCCCAGGGAGAGCTCGGCAACAGACGCGGCAGCGCAGGCAGCGCAGCGCCCCTACGG GGCCAAATGGAAACATCTTCTATAAataatgaagaagaagaaagtgcCGAAGAGCAG ACCCCTGGATTGTCCAGAAAGCGAGTGAGGGCATCCTTGTCTGATATCTCAAGTCTGGAAGACATTGAAGGGTTGAGCGTGCGGCAGCTGAAGGAAATACTTGCCTGTAATTTTGTCAACTACTCAGGATGCTGTGAAAAATGGGAACTTGTGGAAAAAGTGAGCAGACTATACCGAGAGAGTGAGGAGAACCTCAAGACAC AGGGGGAGAAGATGCAGCTGAACGACAACGACGACAACCTGTGTCGCATCTGCATGGACGCCGTCATTGACTGTGTCCTGCTGGAGTGTGGCCACATGGTCACCTGCACCAAGTGTGGCAAGAGGATGAGCGAGTGCCCCATCTGCCGCCAGTACGTTGTCAGGGCCGTGCACGTCTTCAAGTCCTGA
- the RNF34 gene encoding E3 ubiquitin-protein ligase RNF34 isoform X3, protein MKAGATSMWASCCGLLNEVMGTGAVRGQQAGFGAGAGPFRFAPNTDFSAYSSPSATGTNVVCKACGISFSVFRKKHVCCDCKKDFCSVCSVLQENLRRCSTCHLLQETAFQRPQLMRLKVKDLRQYLLLRNIPTDTCREKEDLVDLVLCHHGLGAEEMDTGSLHSSRSQTSGFFTHPFSMSVSVSSQGELGNRRGSAGSAAPLRGQMETSSINNEEEESAEEQTPGLSRKRVRASLSDISSLEDIEGLSVRQLKEILACNFVNYSGCCEKWELVEKVSRLYRESEENLKTRHFWLLLLHLPFCFIGRGEGSATGRELRGRKPAVSEF, encoded by the exons GCGGGAGCTACTTCCATGTGGGCTTCCTGCTGTGGCTTGCTGAATGAAGTGATGGGCACTGGAGCTGTGCGTGGCCAGCAGGCCGGCTTCGGGGCAGGCGCCGGCCCCTTCAGGTTCGCGCCAAACACGGACTTCTCGGCCtactcctccccctctgccacGGGCACCAACGTCGTCTGCAAAGCCTGTGGaatctccttttctgtttttaggaaaaaa catgTGTGTTGTGACTGCAAGAAGGATTTTTGCTCAGTTTGCTCGGTCTTACAAGAGAATCTCAGAAGATGTTCCACTTGTCACTTGCTGCAAGAAACGGCCTTTCAGCGACCTCAGTTAATGAGGCTGAAGGTAAAGGATCTGCGTCAGTACCTGCTCCTCAGGAACATTCCGACAGACACCTGCAGGGAGAAAGAAGATTTGGTGGATCTGGTGCTGTGCCACCACGGATTAGGGGCAGAGGAGATGGACACTGGGAGTTTGCATTCGTCACGGTCACAGACTTCGGGGTTTTTTACCCATCCCTTTTCTATGTCGGTGTCGGTGTCGTCCCAGGGAGAGCTCGGCAACAGACGCGGCAGCGCAGGCAGCGCAGCGCCCCTACGG GGCCAAATGGAAACATCTTCTATAAataatgaagaagaagaaagtgcCGAAGAGCAG ACCCCTGGATTGTCCAGAAAGCGAGTGAGGGCATCCTTGTCTGATATCTCAAGTCTGGAAGACATTGAAGGGTTGAGCGTGCGGCAGCTGAAGGAAATACTTGCCTGTAATTTTGTCAACTACTCAGGATGCTGTGAAAAATGGGAACTTGTGGAAAAAGTGAGCAGACTATACCGAGAGAGTGAGGAGAACCTCAAGACAC GCCACTTCTGGCTTCTGCTGCTTcatctgcctttctgtttcatCGGCAGAGGAGAGGGTTCTGCCACAGGAAGGGAGCTCAGAGGCAGAAAACCAGCAGTCTCCGAGTTTTAA
- the RNF34 gene encoding E3 ubiquitin-protein ligase RNF34 isoform X2: MKAGATSMWASCCGLLNEVMGTGAVRGQQAGFGAGAGPFRFAPNTDFSAYSSPSATGTNVVCKACGISFSVFRKKHVCCDCKKDFCSVCSVLQENLRRCSTCHLLQETAFQRPQLMRLKVKDLRQYLLLRNIPTDTCREKEDLVDLVLCHHGLGAEEMDTGSLHSSRSQTSGFFTHPFSMSVSVSSQGELGNRRGSAGSAAPLRGQMETSSINNEEEESAEEQTPGLSRKRVRASLSDISSLEDIEGLSVRQLKEILACNFVNYSGCCEKWELVEKVSRLYRESEENLKTQERVLPQEGSSEAENQQSPSFNPAPYFTSSSSELKLVSGLKE, from the exons GCGGGAGCTACTTCCATGTGGGCTTCCTGCTGTGGCTTGCTGAATGAAGTGATGGGCACTGGAGCTGTGCGTGGCCAGCAGGCCGGCTTCGGGGCAGGCGCCGGCCCCTTCAGGTTCGCGCCAAACACGGACTTCTCGGCCtactcctccccctctgccacGGGCACCAACGTCGTCTGCAAAGCCTGTGGaatctccttttctgtttttaggaaaaaa catgTGTGTTGTGACTGCAAGAAGGATTTTTGCTCAGTTTGCTCGGTCTTACAAGAGAATCTCAGAAGATGTTCCACTTGTCACTTGCTGCAAGAAACGGCCTTTCAGCGACCTCAGTTAATGAGGCTGAAGGTAAAGGATCTGCGTCAGTACCTGCTCCTCAGGAACATTCCGACAGACACCTGCAGGGAGAAAGAAGATTTGGTGGATCTGGTGCTGTGCCACCACGGATTAGGGGCAGAGGAGATGGACACTGGGAGTTTGCATTCGTCACGGTCACAGACTTCGGGGTTTTTTACCCATCCCTTTTCTATGTCGGTGTCGGTGTCGTCCCAGGGAGAGCTCGGCAACAGACGCGGCAGCGCAGGCAGCGCAGCGCCCCTACGG GGCCAAATGGAAACATCTTCTATAAataatgaagaagaagaaagtgcCGAAGAGCAG ACCCCTGGATTGTCCAGAAAGCGAGTGAGGGCATCCTTGTCTGATATCTCAAGTCTGGAAGACATTGAAGGGTTGAGCGTGCGGCAGCTGAAGGAAATACTTGCCTGTAATTTTGTCAACTACTCAGGATGCTGTGAAAAATGGGAACTTGTGGAAAAAGTGAGCAGACTATACCGAGAGAGTGAGGAGAACCTCAAGACAC AGGAGAGGGTTCTGCCACAGGAAGGGAGCTCAGAGGCAGAAAACCAGCAGTCTCCGAGTTTTAATCCAGCACCTTATTTCACATCATCATCTTCTGAGCTGAAATTGGTCTCTGGGTTAAAAGAATGA